The following coding sequences are from one Burkholderia stabilis window:
- a CDS encoding ABC transporter substrate-binding protein, translating to MPFAPKTLAAALALVMGTAAGSAAAQVPAGYPGSYQGVIDAAKQEGKLIVYSTTDTGLVRPLIKDFESLYGIKVEYNDMNSTELYNRYISENAASSTSADVLWSSAMDLQVKLVNDGLMASYDSPESAGIPQWAQYQKQAYGTTFEPLAIVYNKRLIPENEVPKTRADLIKLLTTQADKFKGKVTTYDIEKSGVGFNYLTQDAHVNEKVTWELVKAIGATGPKLQSSTGAMMERISSGENLIGYNIIGSYAYAKAKKDKSIGYVFPKDYTQVVSRLATISKKAKNPNAAKLWVDYLLSKRGQTLIANQANLYAIRADVTGETSAASLTKELGDSLKPIQIGTGLLVYLDQSKRLAFLKQWQQAIKR from the coding sequence ATGCCGTTTGCACCGAAGACCCTCGCCGCCGCGCTGGCGCTCGTGATGGGCACTGCCGCCGGCAGCGCCGCCGCGCAGGTTCCGGCCGGATACCCCGGCAGCTACCAGGGCGTGATCGACGCCGCGAAGCAGGAAGGCAAGCTGATCGTCTACTCGACGACCGACACGGGCCTCGTGCGTCCGCTGATCAAGGACTTCGAAAGCCTGTACGGCATCAAGGTCGAATACAACGACATGAACAGCACCGAGCTGTACAACCGCTACATCAGCGAGAACGCGGCGAGCAGCACGAGCGCCGACGTGCTGTGGAGCTCGGCGATGGACCTGCAGGTCAAGCTCGTCAACGACGGCCTGATGGCATCCTACGATTCGCCCGAAAGCGCGGGCATCCCGCAATGGGCGCAATACCAGAAGCAGGCGTACGGCACGACGTTCGAGCCGCTCGCGATCGTCTACAACAAGCGCCTGATCCCCGAGAACGAAGTGCCGAAGACGCGCGCCGACCTGATCAAGCTGCTCACCACGCAGGCCGACAAGTTCAAGGGCAAGGTCACGACCTACGACATCGAGAAATCGGGCGTCGGCTTCAACTACCTGACGCAGGACGCGCATGTGAACGAGAAGGTCACGTGGGAGCTCGTGAAGGCGATCGGCGCGACCGGGCCGAAACTGCAGTCGAGCACGGGCGCGATGATGGAGCGGATCTCGTCGGGCGAAAACCTGATCGGCTACAACATCATCGGCTCGTATGCGTACGCGAAAGCGAAGAAGGACAAGTCCATCGGCTACGTGTTTCCGAAGGACTACACGCAGGTTGTGAGCCGCCTGGCCACGATCTCGAAGAAGGCCAAGAACCCGAACGCCGCGAAGCTGTGGGTCGACTACCTGCTGTCGAAGCGCGGCCAGACGCTGATCGCGAACCAGGCGAACCTGTATGCGATCCGCGCGGACGTGACCGGCGAAACGTCGGCCGCGAGCCTCACGAAGGAACTCGGCGATTCGCTGAAGCCGATCCAGATCGGCACCGGCCTGCTCGTCTATCTCGACCAGTCGAAGCGGCTCGCCTTCCTGAAGCAATGGCAGCAGGCGATCAAGCGCTGA